The window GCTGGCAGCAAGGCTGGTAACAAGGGCTTTGATGCTGCAATGGCTGCTGTTGAGATGGCCAACCTCTATAAGGCTTTGTAACCAAATATGTCGCGTGGGATCAGACGTCAGGGCCGCGAAATGGCCGTTAAAGTGCTTTTCAGCCTTGCAGATCATGAAGGCGGATCTCTCGAGTATGTTCTGGGAGAATTCTGGAAGAATTTTCAGTTCCGAAATGACGTGCTTGGTGATGCCGTTGAGGATGATTCATCCCGGCAACGACCGGAGGTCCGTCATTTTGCCGAACTTCTAGTCAGCGGTGTCGCTGAAAACCTGGAGAGCCTGGATCGAGAGATTAAATCTTATTCAACCAACTGGGCGCTGGATCGTATGCCTCGGGTTGATCTCGCTATCCTCAGGCTTGCTGCTTATGAGTTGATTTATTGTCTCGATGTTCCTCATAACGTCGTGATTAACGAGGCGATTGAGCTGAGCAAACGTTTCGGAACCGAAGAATCTCCGTCTTTCATTAATGGCGTTCTGGATCATCTCGCGAAACAGCACCGTACCGCATCATCATGACCACATTTGAACGTGTTGAATTCCCTGCGGATCGCCTGGAGGCAGAATCCGTTGTGGCCTTCTACTTCTCCGATAAAAAGCTCCTTGAGGGGCCGGCAGCGCTTCTTGATTGGCGCCTTGATGGGCAGTTGACCCGAATGTTGCTGAGTGGCGATGTTCTCGGCAAGGCCGGTGAACACGTGATGTTGCAGAACAATGGCAAACTTAAATCTGACTGGGTGCTTTTTGTTGGTGGAGGTCAGTGGGCCGGCCTCAGTGAAGAGACACATGCATCACTGATTCGTCATATGCTTAATGTTGCCAGTCAGGCCGGTTTTACAAAGATTTCCTTGGCATTCATGCCTCATGAAGACGTCTCTGATGATTCTCTACATCAGCAGATTATTGATGCAATGGCTGTTGAGGGGCACAATATTTCGGAATGTCGCTATTCTTGTCTGGCGACCGTTACGGTATAGATGAGGCTTTGTTAAGGCCTCATTCGCTCGAGAATATAAGGACTTAATCTTATGAAGAACGTCAAGGTTGGACTCCTCGGATTCGGTACCATTGGCACAGGTGTTGTAAAGGTGATTCAGCAGAATTGTGAAGTTCTGGCCAGTCGTCTCGGTGCGACAATTGAACTGACTCGTATTGCCGACCTTGATACCACCACCGATCGAGGCGTGGATCTTCCTCCGGGTGTATTGACTGATGATGCCCAGGGCCTCCTGAATGATCCGGAGATCCAGGTCGTTGTTGAACTGATTGGCGGCTATGAACCAGCCCGCACTTTTGTTTTACAGGCCATTCGTAACGGCAAGCATGTTGTTACAGCGAACAAGGCTCTTTTGGCCAAACACGGTGATGAAATCTTTGCTGCAGCAGAAGAGGCCGGTGTTGACGTCATGTTTGAAGCTGCCGTCGGTGGTGGCATCCCGATTATCTCAGCGATTAAGGAAAGCCTTGGCGCAAACAATTTTTACGCTTTTTACGGCATTCTGAACGGCACCTGCAACTATATCCTGACCGCGATGGACGAGGAAGGCAAAGACTTCTCTGATGTCCTTGAAGTTGCACAGAAGAAGGGTTACGCAGAGGCCGACCCGACCTTTGACGTTGAAGGTGTAGACACTGCGCATAAATTGGCATTGTTGCTAAGCCTTTGTTTTGGTACCAAGGTTAATTACGATCAGATTTACACTGAGGGAATCAGTAATATTAGCGCGCTCGATATCGAGTATGCCCGCGA of the Deltaproteobacteria bacterium IMCC39524 genome contains:
- the nusB gene encoding transcription antitermination factor NusB, translated to MSRGIRRQGREMAVKVLFSLADHEGGSLEYVLGEFWKNFQFRNDVLGDAVEDDSSRQRPEVRHFAELLVSGVAENLESLDREIKSYSTNWALDRMPRVDLAILRLAAYELIYCLDVPHNVVINEAIELSKRFGTEESPSFINGVLDHLAKQHRTASS
- a CDS encoding M17 family peptidase N-terminal domain-containing protein; its protein translation is MTTFERVEFPADRLEAESVVAFYFSDKKLLEGPAALLDWRLDGQLTRMLLSGDVLGKAGEHVMLQNNGKLKSDWVLFVGGGQWAGLSEETHASLIRHMLNVASQAGFTKISLAFMPHEDVSDDSLHQQIIDAMAVEGHNISECRYSCLATVTV
- a CDS encoding homoserine dehydrogenase; translated protein: MKNVKVGLLGFGTIGTGVVKVIQQNCEVLASRLGATIELTRIADLDTTTDRGVDLPPGVLTDDAQGLLNDPEIQVVVELIGGYEPARTFVLQAIRNGKHVVTANKALLAKHGDEIFAAAEEAGVDVMFEAAVGGGIPIISAIKESLGANNFYAFYGILNGTCNYILTAMDEEGKDFSDVLEVAQKKGYAEADPTFDVEGVDTAHKLALLLSLCFGTKVNYDQIYTEGISNISALDIEYARDFGYKLKLLAIGKRDGDKIEARVHPTMIPEDYPLAAINGVFNTVRLVGDFSGPVMLSGYGAGMNATASAVMGDVLAVARDLQTDCGSRMPALGCPQSELTSLSIKPMEQIVTHYYLRFNVKDQPGVLAKIAGVLGDHEISIESMVQPHRHEAEAVPIVFMTHAAEERNVNAALAEINKMDVIHDETLLIRVEDHLE